The segment TTGAGAATAAAATTGAAGAGAAATATACTCTCAAAAACACCACCACAATTCATAATCCGGTTGATTTTCCCGAGAAAATATATCAATTGCCCAATCTTATTCCGAAGAATTGCATTTTGTTTTTTGGCCGGTTTGAAGAAGAAATCAAAAACTTTACTTTACTGCTCAACGCATTTAAACAGTCCAAAGTTTACGGAAAAGGAACGATGCTGTTGCTTATTGGCGATGGTTCGGACAAGGATTTTATTCAGGCAAAAATTGTGGAATTGCAATTGGAATCTTTTGTACTTGTTTTACCATTTCAAAAGAACATTACCGCATTTATCCAAAATGCAAAATGCACTATTCTGACCAGTCGTTTTGAAGGTTTTCCTATGAGTTTAGTAGAATCGTTGGCAGCCGGAACTCCGGTTATTTCAGTAGATTGTGAAACCGGTCCAAAAGAAATTATCCAAAATAATTTCAATGGATTATTAGTAGAAAATCATAACGAAAATGCCTTGTCCGAAGCGATAAAGGCGATGATTGAAGATGAAAATTTATATCAAACCTGTAAAAATAATGCGCAAAAAAGCGTAGAACATTTATCTTTGACAACCATTGCGCAACAATGGAAACAATTATTAGAAGCATAATGACAACAATTCACGACGCCATAACTCTTGATATTGCCAAAGTTCACGATACACGTGGCAATCTTTCTGTACTTGAAGGAAATGCGGTTCCATTTGAACTGAAGCGCGTTTATTATTTATACGATATTCCGAGTGGTGCAAGACGTGGTGGACATTCGCATAAAAATCAGCAGGAATTTTTAGTGGCTTTGAGCGGTAGTTTTGATGTGGTTTTGAATGATGGCAACGAACAAAAAACGGTTACGCTCAACAAACCTAACGTTGGCTTACTAATCGTAAACGGCATTTGGCGTGAGTTGCAGAACTTTTCTTCGGGTTCAGTTTGTTTGGTTCTAGCTTCGGATATTTTTGAAGAGGAAGATTATATCCGTGATTTTGAAGAATTCAAATTATCTAAAAACGGAATTTCCTAAACCAATATTGGCTAAAAACACTTTAAATTTTAGCAGCATTCTTAAAATAATTGGCGGGAATTGAAGTAATAGCCGTTTCTTACTATTCAGGTTTTTCAAATCAATTTTAGCATAAATTTCTTGTGATGTTTTCTTATCGCCATTGAGATTGCATTTTATCACAGCTGAAAATCGATTTAAGTCCATGTACTTTTTCAACCTGGAATTCTTCTTTTCTTCTGCAGCATATTTTTCGAAAGTATAAGATTCAAAAAAGTAATCCGAATTTCGGGAAATGCTTTTATCATCATAAACATAGCGTGCCAGTATTTTGCGAATAAAAACGACTGGAAATTCTAATCCAATTCTAATCCACAATTCGGTGTCTTCGCCATTTTTTATTTTAGTGTCAAAGGCACCAACTTTGTCAAAAATACTCTTGTGAATGCAAACACTCGATATCCACAGCACACATTCCTTTTGGCTCGCATCAAAGAAATTCACGATTTCATAATCAGATTTATTCGGAATGGAATAATGCGCTTTAATGAGTTTGCTTTTAGTTTCAATTTCTATAGCCGAAGCAAAGACTTTTTGCTCAGGAAGTTTTGAAATAAAATGATGCATGGTTTCCAAAAAGTTGGAATACCAAAAGTCATCAGCATCAAGAAAGCAAATGTAATCTGCTGTTGCTTTTTCAATTCCGAAGTTTCTTGTCACAGCTATGCCTTCATTTTTTTTGGTAAAGTACTGAATTCGGTTGTCGTTAAATGCTGAAATTTTGGCTTCACTTTGGTCGGTTGAACCGTCATTTATAATAATAATTTCGAAATCGGCAAAAGTCTGGCTCAAAACGCTTTCTAATGTTTTGGCAACAAACTTTTCTTTGTTATAAACTGGTATGACTATCGAAAAATAAGGCATCAGCGAGAATTTATTTGACAAAAATAACCCAATCGATACACATCAAATATAAATAGCGAAGGATTTTTAGAAAGTAAATTTTTGGTATAAAGGCTTTTAAAAATTCCAAATCCAAAAGCAGCAATTTTTACTAAATGCAACCGTTTTAACTTGATATATGTTTTGGTCAGAGTTGTGTCTTCAGGATGAATGATGTTTTTGTCCAGAACAAGTTTTAAATTTTCCAATGAGCTGTGGAACTTTTCCAGGAAAATCGCAGATTTCTCCAAATTTAAATGATAGGCTGGATTTTCGATATGACCAATGGCAATTTGTTCTCTTTTTAAACCCAAAATAAAAACAATGTCTTCATAACCATAATTAAAAATCTCATTGTCAAAAGGATGCGAAAGCAGTACTTCTTTTTGAACCAAAATATTTGAAATCAAAGTATAATGAAAAGGATTGGAAAGTCTTCTAGATAAAGGAGTTTCTTCTCTGCTTTTCCCAAAAACCCAACGCAGCATTTCATCAGGTTTTGGCTTTTCATTGTAATAAATAATTCCACCAAAAATGGCTCTTTCTTTGTTGTTTTTTAAGCTTTCAATATACGTTTTGATAAAGTCTTTTTCTTTTGGGATAGTGTCGCAATCCATCAATAGAACCCAATCATATTTCGCTTTTTGAACCAAAGAATTTCTGTTTTGGCCACGACCGAGATTGGTTTTATGTCGCTCAAATCGGCAATTTGAAAGCTGATTTATTTTCGAATTGATTTCGGTGTTTTCGTTAATTGGCGATGCATCATCTGCCACAATAATTTCAAATTCAATGCTTTCCGAAACTGCCTGACGATGCAATTCTTCTACCAATGGCAAAGTGTTATAATTGTAGGTCGGAATTAGAATTGAAATCATTTAGAAAAACAGAATTAAGTAATATCTTTACAAAGAAAATGTTTTTTTCACAATTCTAACCTTATGAACCGAATAGAATTAGCAACGCTGATTTTTGACAGACTTGTTTCCGAAAAGGAACGGCTCAAGACTGAATTTCGCAATTCAGATTCAAATATTGGTTTTTTTTTTCTTGATGATTTGTTGCCCAATGATATTGCGTTACAAATTCACGCTGTTTTTCCCAAACCGGAACAAATGGTTTTGAAGAAAAGCTTGCGTGAAGATAAATATGTTGCGGCTCAGATGAATTTGTATGATCCTTTGTTAGAGGAAATAATTTATGCTTTTCAGGACGAAAGAGTAGTGAAGGTTGTTGGTGAAATTTGCGATATACAAAATCCAATTCCGGATGAACATTTATATGCCGGCGGTATTTCGATGATGGGGAAAAAACAGTTTCTGAATCCGCATTTAGACAATTCACATGATAAAGACCGCAATTTATGGCGCGTGTTGAATTTGTTGTATTATGTTACGCCAAATTGGGAGGAATCCAATGGCGGAAATTTGGAACTTTGGCCAAATGGCTTGAAACAAAAACAAATCACGGTTCATAGTAAATTCAATCGATTGGCTGTGATGGAAACGCATAATGATGCATTGCATTCGGTTTCTCCGGTTGTTTTTGATGGCTATCGTCGTTGTGTTTCTAATTATTACTTTGCAGTATCTCCGTTGCAGGATTCGGATCGATTTCATGTAACTTCATTTCGTGGTCGTCCTGAAAATAAATTCTCCGATTTAGTTTTACAATTAGATACTTTTCTGCGAATGACAGTGCGGAAAATTTTCAAAAAAGGAATCAAAGAAAATCCACATGTTTACAAAAAAGATAAGCCCTGATGAAGTCTTTTTTGCTAAAATATAAATACCATTTTCTTATCGTTGTTGTGGGTTTGTGTTGTTTGGAACTATTGAATTTCCCGTTGCAATTAGACAAGCAAACACTGATTTATCCTGATTGCTCCAACTATCTGGAGTCAGCTCAAAAAATGTATCTGAAATTTACCGGTCATTATTACCGTCCGATGTTAATGGCATTTATCACTGGAATTCCCTATTTGTTTGGCAGTTCTGATGCCGGTATTTTTGAATGGAGCTTTGTTGTAAATGTCTTTTGTTGGTTGGGAACATCGATTATTTTATTTGAAGTTCTCAGGAATTTTGTCAAAGAAAAAGTGGCTTTTTGGTTTGCGATACTTCCTTTTTTTATTTTTGGAAATATCATTTTGAATTACCATTTACTGACTGAAAATATCTTTGTTTTCTTTACGGCGCTTGCTTTCTATTTATTGTTCCAATATTATAAAACAAGTAAGTTTTGGTATTTGTCATTGTCGTTATCGCTTGTGTTATCAAGCATGCTGATAAAACCCGGCGCTAAGTTTTTTGGGATTGTTATGCTGTTGTTTTTTATCAGAGAAATTCTGAAAAATTACAAGCATAAAAGCATGATTTTCCTTTATGGAAGTTTGGCAATGATAACGATTCAGGTTGTTGGGATGAAGGTGCAATACGGCGATTTTACCATTAGTTATATTGATGGCGTGACGTATCACAATTACATTTGCAGCAAAGCCGAATGTTTTAAAAACGGAAAGGAATACAATCAAATTGACAACCCAAGAGCAGAATATTTATTTGGTTTGGATTTTACAGACCAGAAGAAAGTCGCCTTAGAAGATTTAAAACATCAAATCAGAACTAATTTCCCCAACTTTATAAAAGCTTATTTTTCAGATGTAATCGAGAATTCCAAATCAGGAAATGCCTGTATTCAGGATTTAAAGAATTATGATAATAAGGCAGATTTCCCTTTTTGGAAACAACTCATTTTTGATATCACAAAATGGCAAAACAGAATTTTTACTTTATTGGCTGTTTTGTTGTCGGCTTTGTTTTTATATACCAATTTCAGAAAGGAAAGAATATACTTTTTTGTTGCCTTTTTTATAGCATACATCATAGTATTATCGGGAATATCGTGCGGTCAGGGCGATAGATTTCACCTTGTGGCTTTTCCTTTTGTAATATTGCTTTTGGGTAAATATTTATCGGAAACCAAACAATTTAAACCGTCTTCTGAACAACTTCAAAAATAGTGCTGTCTTCGCATTTCAATGTTTTGGCCGGGAATTTCATAATCACAGCATAATCGTGGGTTGCCATGATAACTGTTTTTCCGTTATCATTGATTTTTTTCAAAACGCCTAAAACTTCAGCACTCGTTTGAGGGTCAAGATTTCCGGTTGGTTCGTCAGCCAAAATTAATTCCGGATCATTCAATAAAGCACGGGCAATCGCCACTCTTTGTTGTTCTCCGCCCGAAAGTTGGTGTGGCATTTTGTTAGTCAAACCAATCATGCCAACGCGTTGCAACACATCGTCAATTTTGACCTGCATTTCAGTTTTGTCGGTCCAGCCGGTTGCTTTCAAAACAAACAGCATGTTTTCGTTTACGCTTCTGTCCGGTAACAATTGAAAATCCTGAAAAACAATCCCAATTTTTCTTCTCAAAAACGGAATCTCATCTTCTTTCAGATTCAATAAATCATAGCCAACAATGTATCCGGAACCAACAGTTAAAGGCAAATCACCGTATAGTGTTTTCATAAAACTACTTTTTCCGGTTCCTGTTTTACCAATGATATAAAGGAATTCACCTTGTTTAACATCAAGATTTATTTGTGACAAAATCACTTTGTTTTCTTGGTAAATCGTTACATTTTTTAGAGATAAAACAGTTTCTGACATGGGTAATTTGTTTATTGGGTAAATGTAATAAGATAAGGTTTGTATTCAAAATATATTTTTAAAATAACTTTTTTGTCACCCTGAGCGAAGTCGAAGGACAAAACCCATTTTCCGGAGACAGTTAAAAAAATGATAAAATTTAAACCTAAAAGCCTAATTCACATGTTGTACGCTCATTTGTTAAAATTGTTTAAAAGAATGTTTATAATAAATGGCGCGGTTTTTACGTTATAGGTATATAGAGTATAATTTTGGATAAATTAAAATAAAAACTATGCGCAAGAGTTTAATGTTATTTTTTCTATTTTTTATAGCTGTAATACCGAATGTTTCAGGTCAACAATCAGCTATTTACACCAATAATTTGTCGGATTTTGATAATGCGGTTTTGTTGTTTAAAGACAAACAATACCAATCAGCTCAAATCTTATTTGACAAAGTAAAAAACGACAATACTACCGAAGATATTCAGGCAGATTGCGCTTATTACATAGGTATTTGCGCGATTCACCTGAATCAGAATAATGCGGATGAACTTGTTGAAAAATTCATCTCAGATTATCCAACAAGTTCCAAACAAAATCAAGCCTACATTGAAGTGGCGCAATATTATTTTGAACAGGGAAAGTTTCCTCAGGCACTGCAATATTTTGACAAAGTCGATGAAAATGCGTTGACTTACGAGCAAACTGAAAAATTCACCTTCCAGAAAGGTTATGCTTATTTTACAGCAGGCGATAAAAAAGCCGCCGCAGATTACTTTAATAAAGTGGTTAATTCCAAAGAATATGGAACACAAGCCAATTATTATTTAGGGTTTATGCAATATGAAGGAAACAATTATCAGGAAGCCAATAAGTATTTCGAAAAGGTAGAAGGCGAAGAAAAGTATTCGGATAAACTATCTTATTTCAAAGCTGATATGGCTTTCAAGGAAGGTAACTTTCAAAAAGCGATTGACGCCGGACTTGCAGCTATGCCAAAATCGAACGCTTCGGAAAAATCAGAATTGAATAAAATCATTGGCGAAAGCTATTTTAATCTGCAGCAATACGACAAAGCATTGCCTTACCTAAAAGAATACAAAGGCAAAAAAGGGAAGTGGAACAATACCGATTTTTACCAATTGGGTTACACCTATTACAAACAAAAAGATTACGAAAATGCCATTTCGCAATTCAATAAAATCATTGACGGAAAAGATTCAGTAGCGCAGAATGCGTATTATCATTTGGGTGAATGCTATTTCAAAACGGATAAAAAGCAACAAGCTTTAAACGCTTTTAAAAGCGCGTCGGAAATGGATTTCGACAAAAAAATTCAGGAAGATGCCAATTTGAATTACGCCAAACTGAGCTACGAAATCGGAAACTCTTACCAATCTGTGCCGGATGTATTGTCTGCTTTTTTAGCTAAATATCCAAATACGACAAGCAAAGCTGAAATCGAAACTTTGTTGATTAACTCTTATATCACATCTAAGAATTATAAAGATGCGTTGACTTTATTGGAAAAAAATAATACTCCTGAAAACAAAGTGGCGTATCAGAAAGTGTTGTTCTACAGAGGAATTGAATTGTATACTGACGGAAATTATAAGGAAGCGTTGGGCATGTTTAAGAAATCAATTGCCAATCCGCGAAACGAAAAAATAACGGCTCGCGCTACGTTCTGGAGAGGTGAAACCGAATATGTTTTAGATAATTTCAGCGATGCAACTTTGAGTTTTAAACAATTTGAAAGTTCGGCTGAAGCCAAATCAACTCCGGAAAACAAGAACATTAATTACAATATTGCGTACGCTTATTTCAAGCAAAAGGAATACGACCAAGCTGGGAATTATTTCCAAAAATATGTTGACGGACCAAAAGATGACAGAGTTCGGTTGAACGATGCTTATCTAAGATTAGGCGATTCACGATTTGTTACTGCTAAGTATTGGCCAGCGATGGATGCCTACAACAAAGCCATTGATATGAAAGGCATTGACTCGGATTATGCCGCTTTCCAAAAAGCATTAAGCTATGGATTTGTGGGTAAAAACGATAAGAAAATCGAAGACTTTAATTCGTTTTTGGCTAAATTCAAAACGTCACAATATCGCGATGACGCTTTGTTTGAATTAGGAAATACATACGTTACCGAAAACAAAACTGATTTGGCGATTAAAACTTATGACCAATTGTTGAGCGAATTCAGAAATGGTTCGTTTGCTTCGAAAGCGATTCTGCGTCAGGGATTGATTTATTATAACGCTCAAAAAGATGAATCGGCTATTGCCAAATTCAAAGAAGTGGCTGCAAAATATCCAAGAACTCCTGAAGCTTTAGAAGCGGTTTCGACAGCGAGATTGATTTATATGGATAACGGAAAAGTGAATGAATATGCGGCTTGGGTAAAGACATTAGATTTTGTTGAAGTGTCTGATGCCGATTTGGATAACGATACATATGAATCAGCCGAAAAACAATATTTGCAAAATAATACGAAGCAGGCTATTACGAGTTTGAGTGGTTATGTTAAACAATTTCCAAACGGAATTCACGCTTTGAAAGCCAACTTCTATTTGGC is part of the Flavobacterium sangjuense genome and harbors:
- a CDS encoding glycosyltransferase; the protein is MKNNNKIAIVSASLGVGGAERFAGLLSFMLHDLGYEVHHIIILDHVDYDYKGTLVNLGKLFSEEKGVFRAIKKGKYIAKYLNENDIQTVIDNRSRPFFIREVFTKWIYGNRKCYFVIHSSNLEMYFSKFSFGANYLYQKATKLVCVSKDIENKIEEKYTLKNTTTIHNPVDFPEKIYQLPNLIPKNCILFFGRFEEEIKNFTLLLNAFKQSKVYGKGTMLLLIGDGSDKDFIQAKIVELQLESFVLVLPFQKNITAFIQNAKCTILTSRFEGFPMSLVESLAAGTPVISVDCETGPKEIIQNNFNGLLVENHNENALSEAIKAMIEDENLYQTCKNNAQKSVEHLSLTTIAQQWKQLLEA
- a CDS encoding sugar 3,4-ketoisomerase; translated protein: METIIRSIMTTIHDAITLDIAKVHDTRGNLSVLEGNAVPFELKRVYYLYDIPSGARRGGHSHKNQQEFLVALSGSFDVVLNDGNEQKTVTLNKPNVGLLIVNGIWRELQNFSSGSVCLVLASDIFEEEDYIRDFEEFKLSKNGIS
- a CDS encoding glycosyltransferase family 2 protein, whose product is MPYFSIVIPVYNKEKFVAKTLESVLSQTFADFEIIIINDGSTDQSEAKISAFNDNRIQYFTKKNEGIAVTRNFGIEKATADYICFLDADDFWYSNFLETMHHFISKLPEQKVFASAIEIETKSKLIKAHYSIPNKSDYEIVNFFDASQKECVLWISSVCIHKSIFDKVGAFDTKIKNGEDTELWIRIGLEFPVVFIRKILARYVYDDKSISRNSDYFFESYTFEKYAAEEKKNSRLKKYMDLNRFSAVIKCNLNGDKKTSQEIYAKIDLKNLNSKKRLLLQFPPIILRMLLKFKVFLANIGLGNSVFR
- a CDS encoding glycosyltransferase family 2 protein, whose product is MISILIPTYNYNTLPLVEELHRQAVSESIEFEIIVADDASPINENTEINSKINQLSNCRFERHKTNLGRGQNRNSLVQKAKYDWVLLMDCDTIPKEKDFIKTYIESLKNNKERAIFGGIIYYNEKPKPDEMLRWVFGKSREETPLSRRLSNPFHYTLISNILVQKEVLLSHPFDNEIFNYGYEDIVFILGLKREQIAIGHIENPAYHLNLEKSAIFLEKFHSSLENLKLVLDKNIIHPEDTTLTKTYIKLKRLHLVKIAAFGFGIFKSLYTKNLLSKNPSLFIFDVYRLGYFCQINSR
- a CDS encoding 2OG-Fe(II) oxygenase codes for the protein MNRIELATLIFDRLVSEKERLKTEFRNSDSNIGFFFLDDLLPNDIALQIHAVFPKPEQMVLKKSLREDKYVAAQMNLYDPLLEEIIYAFQDERVVKVVGEICDIQNPIPDEHLYAGGISMMGKKQFLNPHLDNSHDKDRNLWRVLNLLYYVTPNWEESNGGNLELWPNGLKQKQITVHSKFNRLAVMETHNDALHSVSPVVFDGYRRCVSNYYFAVSPLQDSDRFHVTSFRGRPENKFSDLVLQLDTFLRMTVRKIFKKGIKENPHVYKKDKP
- a CDS encoding glycosyltransferase family protein, which produces MKSFLLKYKYHFLIVVVGLCCLELLNFPLQLDKQTLIYPDCSNYLESAQKMYLKFTGHYYRPMLMAFITGIPYLFGSSDAGIFEWSFVVNVFCWLGTSIILFEVLRNFVKEKVAFWFAILPFFIFGNIILNYHLLTENIFVFFTALAFYLLFQYYKTSKFWYLSLSLSLVLSSMLIKPGAKFFGIVMLLFFIREILKNYKHKSMIFLYGSLAMITIQVVGMKVQYGDFTISYIDGVTYHNYICSKAECFKNGKEYNQIDNPRAEYLFGLDFTDQKKVALEDLKHQIRTNFPNFIKAYFSDVIENSKSGNACIQDLKNYDNKADFPFWKQLIFDITKWQNRIFTLLAVLLSALFLYTNFRKERIYFFVAFFIAYIIVLSGISCGQGDRFHLVAFPFVILLLGKYLSETKQFKPSSEQLQK
- a CDS encoding cell division ATP-binding protein FtsE; this translates as MSETVLSLKNVTIYQENKVILSQINLDVKQGEFLYIIGKTGTGKSSFMKTLYGDLPLTVGSGYIVGYDLLNLKEDEIPFLRRKIGIVFQDFQLLPDRSVNENMLFVLKATGWTDKTEMQVKIDDVLQRVGMIGLTNKMPHQLSGGEQQRVAIARALLNDPELILADEPTGNLDPQTSAEVLGVLKKINDNGKTVIMATHDYAVIMKFPAKTLKCEDSTIFEVVQKTV
- a CDS encoding tetratricopeptide repeat protein, producing MRKSLMLFFLFFIAVIPNVSGQQSAIYTNNLSDFDNAVLLFKDKQYQSAQILFDKVKNDNTTEDIQADCAYYIGICAIHLNQNNADELVEKFISDYPTSSKQNQAYIEVAQYYFEQGKFPQALQYFDKVDENALTYEQTEKFTFQKGYAYFTAGDKKAAADYFNKVVNSKEYGTQANYYLGFMQYEGNNYQEANKYFEKVEGEEKYSDKLSYFKADMAFKEGNFQKAIDAGLAAMPKSNASEKSELNKIIGESYFNLQQYDKALPYLKEYKGKKGKWNNTDFYQLGYTYYKQKDYENAISQFNKIIDGKDSVAQNAYYHLGECYFKTDKKQQALNAFKSASEMDFDKKIQEDANLNYAKLSYEIGNSYQSVPDVLSAFLAKYPNTTSKAEIETLLINSYITSKNYKDALTLLEKNNTPENKVAYQKVLFYRGIELYTDGNYKEALGMFKKSIANPRNEKITARATFWRGETEYVLDNFSDATLSFKQFESSAEAKSTPENKNINYNIAYAYFKQKEYDQAGNYFQKYVDGPKDDRVRLNDAYLRLGDSRFVTAKYWPAMDAYNKAIDMKGIDSDYAAFQKALSYGFVGKNDKKIEDFNSFLAKFKTSQYRDDALFELGNTYVTENKTDLAIKTYDQLLSEFRNGSFASKAILRQGLIYYNAQKDESAIAKFKEVAAKYPRTPEALEAVSTARLIYMDNGKVNEYAAWVKTLDFVEVSDADLDNDTYESAEKQYLQNNTKQAITSLSGYVKQFPNGIHALKANFYLAQSLYTDGKEASAVPNYEFVIGKPRNEFTEQSLARLAEIHLKKDDYTKAVPVLQRLETEADFPQNVTFAQANLMRAYYDQKDYANAVVYADKVLANPKTDNKIKSDAQIIVARAAIKVNDEQKARTAYAKLLTIAKGELAAEALYYDAYFKNKDGKYEDSNKTVQKLARDYSGYKYFGAKGLIVMAKNYYQLKDNFSATSILDSVIKNFKEFDDVVSEAQTELNIVKGEAAKTNSSIQN